A section of the Oryzias melastigma strain HK-1 linkage group LG14, ASM292280v2, whole genome shotgun sequence genome encodes:
- the LOC112142743 gene encoding cilia- and flagella-associated protein 54 isoform X7, with protein MNFPASHYGDLDDRNPVLIAFRRDIKSLVSLMKRPDGGAQVKGVRLLVEIWKQYKHRLPAKCYQDQMLQTADFLSEIKMHEVALWQGYSLHLQQFSSEEITDISDLEHFHACFFPEGLDVDQDVVSMKVRAMLGCALCTFELEKKHGVLKQKGLCKLLRVLSFIRIMMQAFQQHDHLSWHIYNGSSLIYNICRYLMTMNCSAEALEYLLWASISVELSVPLMTAKYLPLSVTLYCAGCYCYYDNQAAAQAEEFARRALGKINERAEEEEQSDTATSTEAQRAYKEASIKLSSLVFKRAVFEGRRPKYKTRIQSKSSLKDFASGPRPRTSTEKLLTSMFDSTAGQFLGILEALWDSSTRPLQTRILGDVELQEIALELLSAGVRILSGSPGEQKCEEHLVLNPIILTPTSTLIELAVTGEHRIPITSAVRFLKLLFQYKQLDVFADLSKQMLHILSDVKGQAFRKAERELALLHSYSSLFFQKGRLRDHISDVRSKSSVFLTDEISALVNTLQMSICGADPELHPDVDLVLDVILFLWNQVKMVMQNDQLQASEFSQCEQRTDSYHKWLWCLSVLCEVALACPLATVNCTMTAEMICTLAIQLEKASGSTRGPVFGSMEMTNAQLLQRVHDMVKKGLLSLSKGVSALIPQDLSAVTDSAFFQKLGPLHPPSASAEEIKRMNENRWKNTEGEEPEVEFEPSTNVFLLARDLHLELEIILHRVSVKLLHLHSVEKPELMDWIKNNKVSKALFLIQKALLEHDSEMMTDSNTTTNLLEEAFSLMEKAELEEKKLYMTLCQTKQKPHQEGKAPKPKGESPPPAPVLLSRTDHTFTFAPAPYDLGEQVCWYQLFGRVAEGINKTVRLNDCILPGTGLMVLVGSGGCVMRVEGLQPNQKYVFAVAAYDSEGRLLGNSIGQTTVPLLASVPVQLLATWAHLAQAAFQTNQYAAAKRACRKLWSHYIHPSSKSSSLWDRLTATSLHKATIQQSSPHLCNLVLTSIFIETEISIQEGALRCETLSNSSPFVWDQDARLAECDRMLVAIDLALCLNDGSSAVQAVVTCYGLLAPLMFHQIIHGNVVQVLQKCLLVLEENSGVLIHSWTGATTESLLYMTACITFYLSKVLRLLRKHQLAAAVLDRGRRLLQEATDARLQMSKHSSKAKTTGADGTVSDSVMIRRQFQALNTKQRRSRSTCEAEVTSGNCPPAPTVPEDPMVLCDLIYSCTLQEAHQEVMKIKWKTYFLEFAALFLQRTLEEGHPDLVLKWGENILQFLFRRDEMMGLSSKHLEAKNSKGGAETDTPQQNKMSVPHEELRKKLKKKLPCSMMRELCTVDNLLTMMSDVVRRSKKRLQLRNLCWEERPWRCQVHRCMAQAHLAAAHRDMETLQHSYSQFDPLYFSLAFTGLLIKKRPSSRHKSEGIPCPSDLGEQEEKREKKVVRFDTSGERCVEGGRFSPTVDLQIDRNSPVNSLKLAASHLRRSMVLAHRGGDWTLLLCVCHTVWSHSCKITSQLEAPPPFTEDQLQHIFTPLLVLATDLVMDMLNKLELWSLYDRDSTEEELESSVHFSAPLDDGSQVDLRWVRSLVLHTLERLHSCEKWESLSHFALLFNSYTRERYALIVAPLLLHAQRSLIERIRSVGGPAIPQPHHVKTQQSTGKEVTNRSYFHCQLLSGWSPSELPIDEDTSHTNVFPRDGASLKAAEKQRSLSLVCVPLDVEDTLSGYHRALQKTPHCLQVLQHSRSLLLLLLANTQPYLTQLQSAGRVSCSPVVKPTPNIRPCEPSGEDFSTPDAIFGLPVRPDCIPTVVASYSNSIKCLRASGHKSLSLLALRDMGNLHFYAGNVQAAQSCWIQAVDCALQSSGVVQKWDGVSFGGGSMPKTVKHAGVWGCLQAAVIAAKIAQFILTSDINQRTKCCLLSSHLFKCVLGCSMAQPQLDLQYASHTIREELLPGVDLFSEPRRLHVSSVVSSLHFVCRWLFMTGHHITLLPLLALYLHFVGPVCRDVRRTVEGKILKVRVLTELRMFSEAVMEVIQLTQGAGIFLPCGPFMAKTDLQPMATFYNNKSLLDNKEAVETLMNCDFAPEIQTMYGPSLCTSFSLARVQLVLALSETLRGLPDPDPKDSHATILVESESSVKERADEEPKPPKQKTFLLCHEESQLTSERIKIVLLEAASSLLTSTTEQLASLPCSEEEKLELTVESSLLKANLHLQQGRPKLSFDAAVSSLVLLQTSPVTIGASNSELTEVLQDPVMDTQPRDCPGAAEAAERIGPSLWLRCRLALVQSLVASIHTDATLLPGKNINEETARLLQEGIEECVGWGDRDTQALLLMESAELEALRGKTQESVAVLQEAVALLSEPACMPPGSMLTLARAALLLNDIQEHQSSSLLQVTRKLLDMQMRLFGQSVDDKVGVCPPGSDNIYLPYITMLKEITLRIDSMENSDNKDQPTSSVGGQTLHLI; from the exons ATGAACTTTCCAGCTTCGCATTACGGTGATCTTGATGATAGGAATCCCGTCCTCATCGCTTTCAGACGGGACATCAAGTCGTTGGTGTCGTTGATGAAACGTCCGGATGGTGGCGCACAGGTGAAAGG GGTCAGGCTTCTTGTGGAGATTTGGAAACAGTACAAACACAGACTTCCAGCAAAGTGCTACCAGGATCAGAtgctgcagactgcagacttcCTGTCTGAAATTAAG ATGCATGAGGTTGCTCTGTGGCAGGGCTACAGCCTGCACTTACAGCAGTTCAGCTCAGAGGAAATCACAGACATCAGTGATTTGGAGCACTTCCACGCCTGTTTCTTCCCTGAAGGCCTTGATGTGGACCAAGATGTTGTTTCCATGAAG GTCCGTGCGATGCTTGGCTGTGCCCTCTGTACTTTTGAGCTGGAGAAGAAACACGGCGTCCTGAAGCAGAAGGGACTCTGCAAACTCCTGCGTGTGTTGAGCTTCATAAGGATCATGATGCAGGCCTTCCAGCAGCATGACCACCTCTCCTGGCACATATACAACG GCTCGTCACTCATTTACAACATCTGCCGTTACCTGATGACTATGAACTGCAGTGCAgag GCCTTGGAGTATCTTCTGTGGGCAAGCATCAGCGTGGAGTTGTCTGTCCCCCTGATGACGGCCAAATATCTGCCTCTGAGCGTCACTCTGTACTGTGCTGGCTGCTACTGTTACTATGACAACCAGGCTGCGGCGCAAGCAGAG GAATTTGCCAGGAGAGCTCTGGGAAAAATTAATGAACgagcagaagaggaggagcagagtgACACTGCCACCAGCACGGAGGCTCAGAGAGCTTATAAAGAAGCTTCTATCAAG CTCAGTAGCCTGGTGTTCAAGAGGGCAGTTTTTGAAGGCAGGAGACCCAAATACAAGACGAGAATCCAATCCAAAAGCTCCCTGAAAGACTTTGCCAGT GGGCCTAGACCTCGCACTTCCACAGAGAAGTTGCTGACGTCCATGTTTGACTCCACCGCGGGGCAGTTTCTGGGCATTTTAGAGGCTCTTTGGGACAGCAGCACACGGCCCCTGCAGACGAGGATACTGGGCGatgtggagctgcaggagatCGCCCTGGAACTGCTGTCCGCCGGCGTCCGCATACTATCCG GATctccaggtgagcagaagtGTGAGGAGCATCTGGTTCTTAATCCCATCATCCTGACACCGACTTCAACTCTAATAGAGCTGGCAGTGACAG GTGAACACAGGATTCCCATCACCTCAGCTGTGAGGTTTCTCAAGTTACTGTTTCAGTACAAGCAGTTGGACGTCTTTGCTGACCTTTCCAAACAGATGCTACACATACTGTCA GATGTGAAAGGTCAGGCTTTCAGGAAGGCCGAGAGAGAGCTAGCTTTACTTCACAGCTACAGCAGTTTGTTCTTCCAAAAAGGCCGACTCAGAGATCATATAAGTGACG TCAGATCCAAGTCTTCAGTTTTCTTGACTGATGAGATCTCTGCTCTGGTAAACACCCTGCAGATGTCCATCTGTGGCGCTGATCCT GAGCTGCATCCAGATGTCGACTTGGTTTTGGATGTCATCTTATTCCTATGGAATCAGGTGAAGATGGTTATGCAGAATGATCAGCTTCAAGCGTCAGAGTTTTCACAATGTGAGCAGAGGACAGACAGCTATCATAAG TGGCTGTGGTGTCTGAGCGTTCTCTGTGAAGTGGCCCTCGCCTGTCCGCTAGCAACAGTCAACTGTACCATGACAGCAGAGATGATCTGCACCCTGGCCATTCAGCTAGAAAAAGCCTCTGGTTCAACCCGAGGTCCAGTCTTTGGCTCGATGGAG ATGACCAACGCACAACTGCTTCAGAGGGTGCATGATATGGTGAAGAAGGGTCTCCTATCTCTGTCAAAGGGTGTCTCTGCTCTGATTCCTCAAGATCTTTCTGCAGTCACAGACTCCGCCTTCTTTCAG AAACTGGGCCCACTTCATCCACCCTCAGCATCAGCAGAAGAgataaaaagaatgaatgaaaatagGTGGAAGAACACAGAAGGTGAGGAACCGGAGGTGGAGTTTGAGCCTTCTACGAATGTGTTCTTGCTGGCCAGAGACCTTCATCTAGAGCTGGAAATCATCCTCCACAGGGTCTCTGTCAAGCTGCTGCATCTTCACTCAG ttgAAAAACCTGAGTTGATGGACTGGATTAAGAACAACAAAGTGTCCAAAGCTCTTTTTCTGATCCAGAAGGCCTTGCTGGAGCACGACTCCGAGATGATGACTGACAGCAACACAACAACGAATCTCCTCGAG GAGGCCTTCAGCTTGATGGAAAAAGCAGAACTTGAGGAGAAAAAACTTTACATGACTTTGTGCCAAACTAAACAGAAGCCCCATCAAGAGGGCAAAGCCCCCAAACCAAAAGGAGAAAGCCCTCCACCTGCTCCTGTCCTCCTTTCCCGCACTGACCACACTTTTACTTTTGCTCCTGCTCCATATGACTTGGGAGAGCAG GTGTGCTGGTACCAGCTGTTTGGCCGTGTAGCTGAAGGCATCAACAAGACGGTCCGTCTGAATGACTGCATTCTGCCAGGAACTGGACTTATG GTTCTGGTGGGTTCTGGAGGGTGCGTGATGAGGGTTGAGGGTCTGCAGCCCAACCAGAAGTACGTGTTTGCTGTAGCCGCCTACGACAGCGAGGGTAGGCTGCTGGGCAACAGCATAGGACAGACGACCGTACCTCTGCTGGCATCCGTGCCAGTCCAGCTGCTGGCCACCTGGGCTCACCTGGCTCAG GCGGCTTTCCAAACAAACCAATATGCTGCAGCTAAGAGAGCCTGCAGGAAGCTTTGGAGCCATTATATCCACCCCAGCTCTAAATCCAGCAGCCTGTGGGATAGACTTACTGCTACCAG CCTGCATAAAGCAACCATCCAGCAGTCTTCCCCTCACCTATGCAACCTGGTCCTGACCTCCATCTTCATCGAGACAGAAATCAGCATCCAGGAGGGGGCTCTCCGCTGTGAAACCCTTAGCAACAGCAGCCCGTTTGTTTGGGACCAG GACGCCAGACTGGCAGAGTGTGATCGGATGCTGGTGGCCATAGACCTGGCTTTGTGTCTGAATGATGGGAGCTCAGCTGTGCAGGCTGTAGTTACCTGTTACGGCCTGCTGGCTCCGCTAATGTTCCATCAAATCATACATGGCAACGTGGTGCAG GTGCTGCAGAAGTGTTTGCTGGTCCTGGAGGAGAATTCTGGTGTCCTCATACACTCATGGACTGGAGCGACCACAGAGTCCCTCCTTTACATGACAGCTTGCATCACTTTCTACCTCTCAAAA GTGCTGCGGTTGCTCAGAAAGCATCAACTGGCTGCAGCGGTTCTGGACCGCGGGCGCCGGCTGCTTCAGGAAGCCACTGATGCTCGGCTGCAGATGAGCAAACATTCCAGTAAAGCAAAGACG ACTGGGGCGGACGGCACAGTCAGCGATTCGGTGATGATCCGGCGGCAGTTTCAAGCgctgaacacaaaacaaagaagaagcaGGAGCACCTGTGAGGCAGAAGTCACCTCCGGTA acTGTCCTCCAGCCCCGACTGTCCCAGAGGACCCCATGGTTCTGTGTGATCTGATCTACAGCTGCACCTTACAGGAGGCCCATCAGGAAG TGATGAAAATCAAGTGGAAGACATATTTTCTTGAGTTTGCGGCTCTGTTCCTCCAGCGGACCCTGGAGGAGGGTCACCCAGACCTGGTTCTGAAGTGGGGGGAGAACATTCTTCAGTTTCTCTTCAG GCGTGATGAGATGATGGGACTATCGTCTAAACATCTGGAGGCTAAAAACAGTAAAGGCGGAGCTGAAACTGACACGCCTCAG CAGAATAAGATGTCTGTTCCACAtgaagaactgaggaagaagCTCAAGAAAAAGCTGCCGTGCAGCATGATGAG AGAGCTCTGCACCGTGGACAACCTGCTGACCATGATGTCAGATGTGGTGCGCCGCAGCAAGAAGCGCCTCCAGCTGAGGAACCTGTGCTGGGAGGAGAGGCCGTGGAGGTGTCAGGTCCACCGCTGCATGGCCCAGGCCCATCTAGCTGCTGCTCACCGGGACATGGAGACTCTGCAGCACAG CTACAGCCAGTTCGACCCTTTGTATTTCTCTCTGGCTTTCACTGGACTTCTGATCAAGAAGCGACCCTCATCCAGACATAAGTCAGAAGGCATCCCCTGTCCCTCTGATCTGGGAGAACAGGAGgagaaaagggaaaagaaag TAGTTCGATTTGATACCTCTGGGGAAAGATGTGTGGAAGGAGGACGCTTTTCCCCAACAGTCGACCTGCAAATAGACAGAAACTCTCCAGTGAATTCCCTTAAACTTGCCGCTTCACATCTTCGCAGATCTATG GTTCTGGCACATCGAGGTGGTGACTGGActctgctgctgtgtgtgtgtcacaCGGTGTGGAGCCACAGCTGTAAAATCACATCCCAGCTtgaggctcctccccctttcaCAGAGGACCAACTGCAGCACATCTTCACTCCTCTACTAGTGCTAGCCACAGATCTAGTCATGGATATGCTAAACAAACTAGAG CTGTGGAGTTTGTATGATCGCGACTCGACAGAGGAAGAACTAGAGTCCAGTGTCCACTTCTCAGCTCCTCTGGACGACGGCAGTCAGGTGGACCTACGCTGGGTTCGCTCTTTAGTCCTGCACACCCTGGAGCGCCTCCATAGCTGTGAAAAATGGGAAAGTTTGTCCCACTTTGCCTTACTTTTCAACTCATACACTCG GGAGCGCTACGCCCTGATTGTGGCTCCTCTGCTCCTTCATGCTCAGAGGAGCTTGATTGAAAGAATCCGCTCAGTGGGGGGGCCGGCAATCCCGCAGCCCCACCACGTAAAGACACAGCAGAGCACGGGCAAAGAG GTGACCAACAGGAGTTACTTTCACTGCCAGCTGCTCAGCGGATGGAGTCCTTCTGAGCTTCCCATTGATGAAGACACGTCTCACACAAACGTCTTTCCCAGAGATGGAGCTTCACTCAAAG CTGCAGAGAAACAGCGCTCCTTGTCTCTCGTGTGCGTTCCTCTGGATGTGGAAGACACTCTGAGCGGTTACCATCGAGCCTTGCAGAAAACTCCACACTGCCTTCAGGTTCTGCAGCATAGCCGCTCCttactgctgctgctcctggcAAACACGCAGCCCT ACTTGACGCAGCTCCAGTCAGCAGGTCGGGTGAGCTGTAGCCCCGTGGTCAAGCCCACTCCAAACATCCGTCCATGTGAGCCCAGCGGGGAAGACTTCAGCACTCCAGACGCCATCTTTGGCCTTCCTGTCAGACCTGACTGCATACCAACTGTTGTTGCTTCCTATTCTAATTCCATCA AGTGTCTCAGAGCCAGTGGCCACAAGTCCCTCAGTCTTTTGGCTTTGCGTGACATGGGAAATTTACATTTCTATGCTGGAAACGTGCA GGCGGCTCAGAGCTGCTGGATCCAGGCTGTGGACTGCGCCCTTCAGAGCTCAGGTGTTGTGCAGAAATGGGATGGCGTGTCCTTTGGAGGAGGCTCCATGCCAAAAACTGTGAAGCACGCTGGTGTTTGGGGGTGTCTGCAGGCCGCTGTGATCGCAGCTAAAATAGCACA GTTCATCCTAACGTCTGATATCAACCAGCGAACCAAATGTTGCCTGTTGTCTTCTCACCTTTTTAAG TGTGTGCTGGGCTGCTCCATGGCTCAGCCACAGCTTGATCTCCAGTACGCCTCCCACACCATCAGAGAGGAGCTGCTCCCCGGAGTCGACCTTTTCTCCGAACCTCGCAGGCTCCACGTCAGCTCCGTCGTCTCCAGCCTCCACTTTGTTTGTCGCTGGCTCTTCATGACTGGCCACCATATTACG ctgctgCCCCTTCTTGCCCTTTACCTCCACTTTGTTGGCCCGGTCTGCAGAGATGTACGGCGCACAGTTGAAGGCAAAATTCTCAAA gttcgTGTCCTCACTGAGCTCCGTATGTTCAGCGAAGCTGTGATGGAGGTCATCCAACTCACACAGGGAGCAGGCATCTTCCTACCGTGTGGTCCTTTCATGGCTAAAACAGATCTCCAA ccAATGGCGACATTCTACAACAATAAATCTCTTCTGGACAACAAAGAG GCTGTAGAAACCCTTATGAATTGTGACTTTGCTCCTGAGATCCAAACAATGTACGGTCCATCGCTCTGCACCAGCTTCAGCCTGGCTCGCGTCCAGCTAGTCCTGGCCCTCAGCGAGACACTAAGAGGTCTTCCAGATCCAG ATCCTAAAGATTCACATGCTACAATCTTAGTGGAGTCGGAGTCCAGCGTAAAGGAAAGAGCGGACGAAGAACCAAAACCACCGAAGCAAAAAACGTTCTTACTTTGTCATGAAGAGAGTCAGCTCACATCAGAAAGAATTAAG ATTGTGTTACTGGAAGCAGCATCCTCTCTGTTGACCTCCACCACAGAACAGCTGGCATCGCTGCCCTGCAGTGAGGAGGAGAAGCTGGAGCTCACTGTGGAGTCTAGTCTTCTTAAAGCCaacctccacctgcagcagggACGTCCCAAACTCAG TTTTGATGCTGCAGTTTCATCTTTAGTCCTTCTACAAACATCACCTGTGACTATTGGAGCATCCAACTCTGAACTTACAGAGGTTTTACAG GACCCAGTGATGGATACTCAGCCCAGAGACTGTCCTGGAGCTGCCGAGGCAGCCGAGAGAATCGGTCCGTCTCTGTGGCTGCGGTGCCGCCTGGCTCTGGTACAAAGCCTGGTTGCCAGTATCCACACAGATGCAACTCTTCTCCCAG GTAAGAACATCAATGAAGAGACGGCGCGGCTGCTGCAGGAGGGTATTGAGGAGTGCGTTGGATGGGGAGACCGTGACACTCAGGCTTTGCTGCTGATGGAATCTGCTGAGCTGGAAGCACTGAGAGGAAAGACGCAAGAGAGTGTAGCGGTGCTGCAG GAAGCGGTGGCTCTGCTGTCGGAGCCCGCCTGCATGCCTCCGGGCTCCATGCTGACTTTAGCTCGAGCCGCTTTGCTGCTCAATGACATTCAAGAACATCAGAGCTCCTCACTCCTCCAGGTCACGAGGAAGTTGTTGGACATGCAG atgcgTCTGTTTGGTCAGAGTGTGGATGACAAAGTGGGCGTCTGTCCTCCTGGCTCTGATAACATTTACCTCCCTTACATCACCATGCTGAAGGAGATCACGTTGAGGATTG ATTCCATGGAGAATTCTGACAACAAGGACCAGCCGACATCTTCAGTCGGGGGTCAAACTCTCCACCTAATCTGA